Proteins encoded together in one Venturia canescens isolate UGA chromosome 10, ASM1945775v1, whole genome shotgun sequence window:
- the Pgls gene encoding 6-phosphogluconolactonase, translated as MSAEILVEPDVSGVVKKLASVVEESANEAIERYGIFKIGLSGGSLVQFLCEGLPTLKTDWTKWRFFFCDERIVPFDSQDSTFGVYRANLIGKIPIEENQFVTIDSELPADEAAKDYIKKMSAYFAPHSLPRFDVLLLGMGPDGHTCSLFPGHKLLDESLSWVCPINDSPKPPPSRITLTFPVINNAVKCVFAISGAGKAEMVKRIWELEEKLPASMVRPTDGRLIVILDEGAAGKLSHR; from the exons atgagTGCAGAGATTTTAGTAGAGCCGGATGTGAGTGgtgttgttaaaaaattggcaagtgtTGTCGAGGAAAGTGCTAATGAGGCGATAGAACGCTATGGAATCTTCAAAATTGGTTTGTCAG GTGGTTCTTTAGTTCAATTTCTTTGCGAAGGACTACCGACGCTAAAGACTGACTGGACGAaatggcgtttttttttctgtgacGAAAGAATTGTTCCTTTCGACAGTCAAGATTCAACTTTCGGGGTCTACCGAGCTAACCTGATTGGAAAAATTCCGATTGAAGAGAATCAATTTGTTACCATTGACTCGGAGCTTCCTg ccGATGAGGCGGCCAAAGAttacatcaaaaaaatgtctgcATATTTTGCACCGCACAGTCTGCCAAGGTTTGATGTTTTGTTACTGGGAATGGGACCGGATGGTCATACTTGTTCATTATTTCCTGGACACAAACTTTTGGATGAGAGCCTTTCATGGGTTTGTCCAATAAATGATTCTCCGAAGCCTCCACCTTCAAGAATCACCTTGACCTTTCCTGTCATCAATAATGCAGTAAAGTGCGTTTTTGCCATTTCTGGAGCTGGGAAAGCCGAAATGGTTAAG CGCATCTGggaattggaagaaaaattacCAGCATCTATGGTGCGACCCACAGACGGGAGGTTAATTGTGATATTGGACGAAGGTGCAGCTGGAAAATTGTCCCAtcgttga
- the Cyp4aa1 gene encoding probable cytochrome P450 4aa1 isoform X2, translating to MFHEWIFLLVISIFGIYLLYNLRDRLKILRFILSLDGPPAIPILGNAAFVYDEDVLRKMSHDAYELYGPVFRIWLTLLPCVVLLEPKDIQQVLGNSKNTGKIMFYKMLDNFLGKGLITSNVETWTKHRKILQPAFHRQNLEKFVESFTRCSERLANKISPLGQRDINVTSFVNDSVYEILNETVLGVRIGKENGITNTEELPFRKGKVLVPYRLMKPWLLIDWIYRFTRSGKNEEKHRNDLANACRKIVMEKREKMGRGGGKFGEDTLMDFMMEKSEASGCLTDEEIVNECCTFMLAGQDSVGTATAITLFLLANNSVWLDKCVNEIDHIFGKLPDESSSPKIEDFREMKYLDWCIKETLRLYPSVPLFARTLGEDLTIGKHVLPAGCGVIIMPYSTHRLAHHFSDPHAFKPERFNPENSANRHPYAYVPFSAGPRNCIGNKFAILEIKSMISMLLRKFVLAPVPGKDQIQPKFRLTVRAKGGLWIRITPRNDRTAGARTND from the exons ATGTTCCACGAG tggatttttttactcgttaTCAGTATTTTCGGAATTTATCTTCTGTACAATTTGCGAGACCGTCTGAAAATTCTGCGCTTCATTCTTTCCCTCGATGGCCCGCCAGCCATTCCAATTTTGGGCAACGCAGCATTCGTCTACGATGAAGATG TTCTTCGGAAAATGTCTCACGACGCTTACGAGTTATACGGGCCGGTATTCCGAATTTGGTTGACCCTTTTACCGTGCGTTGTGCTTCTCGAGCCAAAAGATATACAGCAAGTCCTCGGGAACAGCAAAAATACCGGTAAAATAATGTTCTACAAAATGCTCGACAACTTCCTCGGCAAAGGGCTGATCACGAGCAACGTCGAGACGTGGACGAAGCACCGTAAGATTCTACAGCCAGCTTTTCATCGGcagaatcttgaaaaattcgtcgaaagTTTCACCCGCTGTTCGGAGCGTTTGGCGAACAAAATTTCACCTCTTGGTCAACGCGATATCAATGTTACGTCTTTTGTCAACGATTCTGTCTACGAAATACTCAATG AGACCGTTTTGGGTGTGAGGATTGGCAAGGAGAATGGAATAACGAACACAGAAGAATTGCCGTTCAggaa GGGCAAAGTTTTGGTTCCATATCGTTTGATGAAGCCATGGCTATTGATAGATTGGATTTACAGATTTACGAGGAGCgggaaaaacgaggaaaagcaTCGAAACGATTTGGCGAACGCCTGTAGAAAAATAGTGATGGAAAAGCGTGAGAAAATGGGGCGGGGCGGAGGAAAATTTGGTGAAGATACTCTGATGGATTTCATGATGGAAAAGAGCGAAGCGAGCGGCTGCTTAACGGACGAAGAAATAGTCAACGAGTGCTGCACTTTCATGCTCGCCGGACAAGATTCCGTTGGCACTGCCACCGCCATAACGCTCTTTCTACTCGCCAATAATTCAGTGTGGCTCGACAAATGTGTCAACGAGATTGACCACATTTTTGGCAAACTTCCCGACGAATCTTCCTCCCCCAAAATCGAAGATTTTCGAGAGATGAAATATTTGGATTGGTGCATCAAAGAGACTCTCAGATTGTATCCAAGCGTTCCTCTCTTCGCGAGAACCCTCGGCGAGGACCTCACGAtcg GAAAACACGTTTTGCCGGCCGGTTGCGGAGTAATAATCATGCCATACAGCACTCATAGATTGGCGCATCATTTTTCGGATCCTCACGCCTTCAAGCCGGAACGCTTCAACCCCGAAAACTCGGCAAATCGTCATCCGTATGCTTACGTCCCGTTCAGCGCGGGCCCACGCAATTGTATAG GCAACAAATTCGCAATCTTGGAGATAAAATCAATGATAAGCATGCTTTTGAGGAAATTCGTGCTCGCACCCGTCCCTGGGAAAGACCAAATTCAGCCCAAATTTCGACTGACTGTAAGAGCCAAAGGTGGACTTTGGATTCGAATAACTCCACGGAATGATCGAACTGCTGGTGCGCGAACGaacgattga
- the Cyp4aa1 gene encoding probable cytochrome P450 4aa1 isoform X1 has translation MLKSIQIWIFLLVISIFGIYLLYNLRDRLKILRFILSLDGPPAIPILGNAAFVYDEDVLRKMSHDAYELYGPVFRIWLTLLPCVVLLEPKDIQQVLGNSKNTGKIMFYKMLDNFLGKGLITSNVETWTKHRKILQPAFHRQNLEKFVESFTRCSERLANKISPLGQRDINVTSFVNDSVYEILNETVLGVRIGKENGITNTEELPFRKGKVLVPYRLMKPWLLIDWIYRFTRSGKNEEKHRNDLANACRKIVMEKREKMGRGGGKFGEDTLMDFMMEKSEASGCLTDEEIVNECCTFMLAGQDSVGTATAITLFLLANNSVWLDKCVNEIDHIFGKLPDESSSPKIEDFREMKYLDWCIKETLRLYPSVPLFARTLGEDLTIGKHVLPAGCGVIIMPYSTHRLAHHFSDPHAFKPERFNPENSANRHPYAYVPFSAGPRNCIGNKFAILEIKSMISMLLRKFVLAPVPGKDQIQPKFRLTVRAKGGLWIRITPRNDRTAGARTND, from the exons ATGCTTAAAAGTATCCAAATC tggatttttttactcgttaTCAGTATTTTCGGAATTTATCTTCTGTACAATTTGCGAGACCGTCTGAAAATTCTGCGCTTCATTCTTTCCCTCGATGGCCCGCCAGCCATTCCAATTTTGGGCAACGCAGCATTCGTCTACGATGAAGATG TTCTTCGGAAAATGTCTCACGACGCTTACGAGTTATACGGGCCGGTATTCCGAATTTGGTTGACCCTTTTACCGTGCGTTGTGCTTCTCGAGCCAAAAGATATACAGCAAGTCCTCGGGAACAGCAAAAATACCGGTAAAATAATGTTCTACAAAATGCTCGACAACTTCCTCGGCAAAGGGCTGATCACGAGCAACGTCGAGACGTGGACGAAGCACCGTAAGATTCTACAGCCAGCTTTTCATCGGcagaatcttgaaaaattcgtcgaaagTTTCACCCGCTGTTCGGAGCGTTTGGCGAACAAAATTTCACCTCTTGGTCAACGCGATATCAATGTTACGTCTTTTGTCAACGATTCTGTCTACGAAATACTCAATG AGACCGTTTTGGGTGTGAGGATTGGCAAGGAGAATGGAATAACGAACACAGAAGAATTGCCGTTCAggaa GGGCAAAGTTTTGGTTCCATATCGTTTGATGAAGCCATGGCTATTGATAGATTGGATTTACAGATTTACGAGGAGCgggaaaaacgaggaaaagcaTCGAAACGATTTGGCGAACGCCTGTAGAAAAATAGTGATGGAAAAGCGTGAGAAAATGGGGCGGGGCGGAGGAAAATTTGGTGAAGATACTCTGATGGATTTCATGATGGAAAAGAGCGAAGCGAGCGGCTGCTTAACGGACGAAGAAATAGTCAACGAGTGCTGCACTTTCATGCTCGCCGGACAAGATTCCGTTGGCACTGCCACCGCCATAACGCTCTTTCTACTCGCCAATAATTCAGTGTGGCTCGACAAATGTGTCAACGAGATTGACCACATTTTTGGCAAACTTCCCGACGAATCTTCCTCCCCCAAAATCGAAGATTTTCGAGAGATGAAATATTTGGATTGGTGCATCAAAGAGACTCTCAGATTGTATCCAAGCGTTCCTCTCTTCGCGAGAACCCTCGGCGAGGACCTCACGAtcg GAAAACACGTTTTGCCGGCCGGTTGCGGAGTAATAATCATGCCATACAGCACTCATAGATTGGCGCATCATTTTTCGGATCCTCACGCCTTCAAGCCGGAACGCTTCAACCCCGAAAACTCGGCAAATCGTCATCCGTATGCTTACGTCCCGTTCAGCGCGGGCCCACGCAATTGTATAG GCAACAAATTCGCAATCTTGGAGATAAAATCAATGATAAGCATGCTTTTGAGGAAATTCGTGCTCGCACCCGTCCCTGGGAAAGACCAAATTCAGCCCAAATTTCGACTGACTGTAAGAGCCAAAGGTGGACTTTGGATTCGAATAACTCCACGGAATGATCGAACTGCTGGTGCGCGAACGaacgattga